A genomic segment from uncultured Alistipes sp. encodes:
- a CDS encoding 6-phosphogluconolactonase, translating to MNNKYSLPKDGGLIAESAPRDIIHRYEKIHTRVYENEYNGVLYVADTIVKAIRTYNEIHSSNEVYEEAQPFVLGLTTGRTPLGLYRELVKRHKEGQISFRNVAVYSLDEFYPIKSTEQQSRNFRIHEEFLNHIDIQPENVHIPDGTVPESRISEYCASYDHAIRHIDLMIIGVGEDGQIGFNEPGSYVRSRTRLVQLTYNTRKVQSGAFYGLENTPKMAITMGIDTIMRADRIILMAWGEEKARIIQKVVEGEISDLVPASYLQAHANIEVVIDENAAQLLTREQTPWMVGPCEWTPKFVRKAVVWLCGVVKKPILKLTYKDYIENSLGELLEQGRTFDQINIDVFNDLQHTISGWPGGKPNADDSTRPVPSTPFPKRVVIFSPHPDDDVISMGGTFIRLVQQGHDVHVAYETSGNVAVHDDVVLQNIDTARQLGYGDHYAEVEKIIAGKKKGEPEPRALLDIKGSIRRAEARAAVRSFGLNPDTNAHFLNLPFYETGGIKKGQLSEKDTEIIVNLLREIKPQQIYAAGDLADPHGTHRTCMEAVLNALEVVKADDWMKDCHLWLYRGAWMEWDLGMVDMAVPLSPDELIMKRHAIYRHLSQKDIMPFPGDDPREFWQRAEERTQNTAKLYDQLGMAEYQAIEVFVRMF from the coding sequence ATGAACAACAAGTATTCTTTACCGAAAGACGGCGGGCTGATCGCTGAATCGGCACCGCGCGACATCATCCATCGTTACGAGAAGATCCATACCCGGGTCTACGAAAACGAATACAACGGAGTGCTGTATGTCGCCGACACGATCGTGAAGGCCATCCGCACGTACAACGAAATCCACTCCTCGAACGAAGTCTACGAGGAGGCCCAACCCTTCGTACTGGGCCTGACCACCGGCCGCACCCCCCTGGGTCTCTATCGGGAACTAGTCAAGCGTCACAAGGAGGGGCAGATCAGTTTCCGCAACGTGGCCGTCTACAGCCTCGACGAGTTCTACCCGATCAAGTCGACCGAACAGCAGAGCCGCAACTTCCGCATCCACGAGGAGTTCCTCAACCACATCGACATCCAGCCGGAGAATGTCCACATTCCTGACGGGACGGTCCCCGAAAGCCGCATCTCGGAGTATTGCGCCTCCTACGACCACGCCATCCGCCACATCGACCTGATGATCATCGGCGTGGGTGAGGATGGACAGATCGGGTTCAATGAACCGGGCTCCTACGTACGGTCGCGGACCCGGCTCGTACAGCTCACCTACAACACGCGGAAAGTACAGTCCGGCGCCTTCTACGGGCTGGAGAACACCCCCAAGATGGCCATTACGATGGGTATCGACACGATCATGCGTGCCGACCGGATCATCCTCATGGCCTGGGGCGAGGAGAAAGCCCGGATCATTCAGAAGGTCGTCGAAGGAGAGATCTCCGACCTGGTGCCGGCCTCCTACCTGCAGGCCCACGCCAATATCGAGGTGGTGATCGACGAAAATGCCGCACAACTGCTCACCCGCGAGCAGACGCCGTGGATGGTCGGGCCCTGCGAGTGGACGCCGAAATTCGTCCGCAAGGCCGTGGTATGGCTCTGCGGCGTGGTGAAGAAGCCGATCCTGAAACTCACCTACAAGGACTATATCGAAAATTCGCTCGGCGAACTGCTCGAACAGGGCCGCACCTTCGACCAGATCAACATCGACGTCTTCAACGACCTGCAGCACACCATTTCGGGCTGGCCGGGCGGCAAACCCAATGCCGACGACTCGACACGTCCGGTACCGTCGACACCCTTCCCGAAGCGCGTGGTGATCTTCTCGCCCCACCCCGATGACGACGTGATCTCGATGGGCGGTACGTTCATCCGTCTCGTCCAGCAGGGGCATGACGTACACGTAGCCTACGAAACCTCGGGCAACGTGGCCGTCCACGACGACGTTGTGCTGCAGAACATCGACACGGCCCGCCAGCTCGGATACGGCGACCACTATGCCGAAGTCGAAAAGATCATCGCCGGCAAGAAGAAGGGAGAGCCCGAACCGCGGGCGCTGCTCGACATCAAAGGTTCGATCCGCCGTGCCGAGGCGCGTGCCGCCGTTCGGTCGTTCGGGCTGAATCCCGACACGAACGCCCACTTCCTGAACCTTCCGTTCTACGAAACCGGCGGAATCAAGAAGGGCCAGCTCTCCGAGAAGGATACCGAAATCATCGTAAACCTGCTCCGGGAGATCAAACCCCAGCAGATCTACGCCGCCGGAGACCTGGCCGACCCCCACGGAACGCACCGCACCTGCATGGAGGCCGTGCTGAATGCCCTGGAGGTGGTCAAGGCGGACGACTGGATGAAGGATTGCCACCTGTGGCTCTACCGCGGGGCATGGATGGAGTGGGATCTCGGCATGGTGGACATGGCCGTGCCCCTGTCTCCCGACGAGCTGATCATGAAGCGCCACGCCATCTACCGCCACCTCTCGCAGAAGGATATCATGCCCTTCCCGGGCGATGACCCGCGCGAGTTCTGGCAGCGCGCCGAGGAGCGGACGCAGAATACCGCCAAACTCTACGACCAGCTCGGCATGGCCGAATACCAGGCCATCGAGGTCTTCGTCCGCATGTTCTAA
- the nagB gene encoding glucosamine-6-phosphate deaminase, translated as MRLIIENTPQQVAQWAANYIIQQIKAKEQVTKSPFVLGLPTGSTPLETYKELIRRHKTGEVSFKNVITFNMDEYVGLPEEHPESYHSFMWNNFFKHIDIKPENVNILDGNAEDLAKECADYEARIVEAGGIDLFMGGVGEDGHIAFNEPFSSLNSRTRLKTLTQDTIQVNARFFGGDITLVPKTALTVGVGTVLSAKRVLILATGHKKARAVRHGVEGSYNHQWTISALQVHPNGILVCDDPAAEELRVATYRYFKDIERENLISK; from the coding sequence ATGCGCTTAATTATCGAAAATACCCCGCAGCAGGTGGCACAATGGGCCGCCAACTACATCATCCAGCAGATCAAGGCCAAGGAGCAGGTGACCAAATCGCCCTTCGTACTGGGACTCCCGACGGGCTCCACGCCGCTGGAGACTTACAAGGAACTGATCCGCCGTCACAAGACGGGCGAAGTGTCGTTCAAGAACGTCATCACGTTCAACATGGACGAGTATGTGGGACTCCCGGAGGAGCATCCCGAGAGCTACCATTCGTTCATGTGGAACAACTTCTTCAAACACATCGACATCAAACCCGAAAATGTGAACATCCTGGACGGCAATGCCGAGGATCTGGCGAAGGAGTGCGCCGACTATGAGGCCCGGATCGTCGAGGCCGGCGGCATCGATCTCTTCATGGGCGGCGTGGGCGAAGACGGACACATCGCCTTCAACGAGCCGTTCTCGTCGCTGAACTCCCGCACGCGCCTCAAGACGCTGACACAGGATACGATTCAGGTGAATGCCCGCTTCTTCGGCGGTGACATCACGCTGGTTCCGAAGACGGCCCTCACGGTGGGTGTCGGAACGGTGCTCTCGGCCAAGCGGGTGCTGATCCTGGCCACGGGTCACAAGAAGGCCCGTGCCGTGCGTCACGGCGTGGAGGGTTCGTACAACCACCAGTGGACGATTTCGGCCCTGCAGGTTCATCCGAACGGCATTCTGGTCTGCGACGACCCGGCCGCCGAAGAGCTCCGCGTGGCGACCTACCGCTACTTCAAGGACATCGAACGCGAAAACCTCATCTCGAAATAG
- a CDS encoding family 78 glycoside hydrolase catalytic domain: MNAEMIRKAGYGLLLGCLTLVSVSCGCRVVIGDLRCEYQVSPLCVDTPSPRFTWAYAGGEEFMQAACRLCVATEPGKLDDPDIWDSGKIVAERPLAVMPDTGALKSRTVYWWRVEAWNEAGERFVSPVATFETALLESSEWQARWITDSCGRDCVPAPMFRRSFPVKEGVVRARLYASAAAYGKFSLNGEPVSDNRLDPGYTHYDRRNLYAVHDVTPLLREGENVLAAVLGNGFYNALQPLSVWNFENARWRNRARMLCELHIDYADGGHEVVCSDSSWRTSADGPYLSNDIYSGDTYDARREIPGWDRPGFDDGAWAQAVEVEAPSPRLKAQAMPPIRATRELAPVEVRSFGDTVWVFDFGTNISGVCRLAVEGERGTKISLTHGELLQPSGRIEMRNIDIYFHARPGYAFQTDTYVLRGGERECWAPDFTYHGFRYVELVSSAPLKLDAGSLTALAMHTDVEPVGEFACSNPLLNRIWKMTRQSYLNNLMSIPTDCPQREKNGWTADASLALEMALLNYDGITFYEKWLDDFIDNQTPEGRISGIIPTAGWGYDDWIGPVWDASAFIIPYTLYNYYGDLRPIEKMWPLCERYLDFLAAREEADGSVTYGIGDWLSYRAQTPTDYTSTCYYYYDQVLMARFAELLGRDGSRYARKAAELRDLINAKYYDAERGLYANGSQAAQGVALYLGIVPEAEAQRVADNLNEMIVANDCFLDFGTIGSKTVLRMLTRYGHVETAYRMAAKTEAPSWGWWVKQGFTTLAETWVLSPEWRDASIDHVFLGDVAAWYVNDLAGINFDPQAPGFGHVVFAPHFVAELDWAGASYRSVRGEIRSEWHRKGGKVLLKVTLPVGTTGEVRLDGETIASVGGGVHEFTL, translated from the coding sequence ATGAATGCTGAAATGATCCGAAAGGCCGGGTATGGGCTCTTGCTCGGCTGCCTGACGCTGGTGTCCGTCTCCTGCGGATGCCGGGTCGTCATCGGCGACCTGCGTTGCGAATACCAGGTCTCACCCCTTTGCGTCGATACCCCTTCTCCGCGCTTTACGTGGGCCTATGCGGGCGGAGAGGAGTTCATGCAGGCCGCCTGCCGCCTTTGTGTGGCGACGGAACCCGGAAAACTCGATGATCCCGATATTTGGGATTCGGGGAAGATCGTGGCGGAACGCCCGCTGGCCGTGATGCCTGACACCGGGGCGCTGAAGTCCCGGACTGTCTATTGGTGGCGCGTGGAGGCCTGGAATGAGGCCGGGGAGCGCTTCGTCTCGCCCGTCGCGACGTTCGAGACCGCCCTGCTGGAGAGCTCCGAATGGCAGGCCCGCTGGATCACGGACTCCTGCGGCCGCGATTGTGTCCCGGCTCCGATGTTCCGCCGCTCCTTCCCGGTGAAGGAGGGGGTCGTCCGTGCCCGGCTCTACGCCTCGGCTGCGGCCTACGGCAAATTCTCCCTGAACGGTGAGCCCGTTTCCGATAACCGCCTCGATCCCGGCTATACGCATTACGACCGCCGGAATCTCTATGCGGTGCACGATGTGACGCCGCTGCTCCGCGAAGGGGAGAATGTCCTTGCCGCCGTCCTCGGAAACGGTTTCTACAACGCCCTCCAGCCCCTTTCGGTGTGGAATTTCGAGAATGCCCGCTGGCGCAATCGCGCCCGGATGCTCTGCGAACTCCATATCGACTACGCCGACGGTGGGCACGAGGTGGTCTGCTCCGACTCCTCGTGGCGGACCTCGGCCGACGGACCCTACCTCTCCAACGACATCTACAGCGGCGATACCTACGATGCCCGGCGGGAGATCCCCGGCTGGGACCGTCCGGGATTCGACGACGGTGCATGGGCGCAGGCCGTGGAGGTCGAGGCCCCCTCGCCGCGGCTGAAGGCGCAGGCGATGCCGCCGATCCGGGCGACCCGCGAGCTGGCGCCCGTCGAGGTGCGGTCGTTCGGCGATACGGTCTGGGTCTTCGACTTCGGAACCAACATCTCGGGGGTCTGCCGCCTTGCGGTCGAGGGCGAACGCGGTACGAAAATCTCCCTGACCCATGGGGAGCTGCTCCAGCCTTCGGGGCGTATCGAGATGCGCAACATCGATATTTATTTCCACGCCCGCCCGGGCTACGCCTTCCAGACCGACACCTACGTGCTGCGCGGCGGGGAGCGGGAGTGCTGGGCACCGGATTTCACCTACCACGGCTTCCGCTACGTGGAGCTCGTGTCGAGCGCCCCGCTGAAACTGGATGCCGGGAGCCTCACGGCGCTCGCCATGCACACCGACGTGGAGCCGGTCGGGGAGTTTGCCTGCTCGAATCCGCTTCTCAACCGCATCTGGAAGATGACGCGCCAGAGCTACCTGAACAACCTCATGTCGATCCCCACGGACTGCCCGCAGCGTGAGAAGAACGGCTGGACGGCCGATGCCAGCCTGGCGCTGGAGATGGCCCTGCTCAACTACGACGGCATCACCTTCTACGAGAAGTGGCTCGACGACTTTATCGACAACCAGACCCCCGAGGGACGCATTTCGGGAATCATCCCCACGGCCGGGTGGGGTTACGACGACTGGATCGGCCCCGTCTGGGACGCTTCAGCCTTCATCATCCCCTATACGCTCTACAACTATTACGGCGATCTGCGCCCGATCGAGAAGATGTGGCCCCTCTGCGAGCGTTATCTGGATTTCCTGGCTGCGCGTGAGGAGGCTGACGGGAGCGTGACCTACGGAATCGGAGACTGGCTCTCGTACCGCGCCCAGACTCCGACCGACTACACCTCGACCTGCTATTACTATTACGATCAGGTGCTGATGGCGCGCTTCGCCGAACTTTTGGGACGGGACGGAAGCCGCTATGCACGGAAAGCCGCCGAGTTGCGCGATTTGATCAACGCGAAGTATTACGATGCCGAACGGGGCCTCTACGCCAACGGCTCGCAGGCGGCGCAGGGCGTGGCGCTCTACCTGGGGATCGTCCCCGAGGCGGAGGCGCAGCGGGTGGCCGACAACCTCAATGAGATGATCGTCGCCAACGACTGTTTCCTGGATTTCGGAACGATCGGCAGTAAAACCGTATTGAGAATGTTGACCCGCTACGGACACGTCGAGACGGCCTACCGGATGGCTGCGAAGACCGAGGCTCCGTCGTGGGGCTGGTGGGTCAAGCAGGGCTTCACGACGCTGGCCGAGACGTGGGTGTTGTCACCCGAGTGGCGTGACGCCTCGATCGACCACGTTTTCCTGGGCGATGTGGCGGCCTGGTATGTCAATGACCTGGCGGGGATCAATTTCGACCCGCAGGCCCCCGGATTCGGACACGTGGTTTTTGCCCCGCACTTCGTCGCGGAGCTCGACTGGGCCGGGGCCTCCTACCGTTCGGTCCGGGGCGAAATCCGTTCGGAGTGGCACCGCAAGGGTGGCAAGGTCTTGCTGAAGGTGACCCTTCCGGTCGGGACGACGGGCGAGGTCCGCTTGGACGGAGAGACGATTGCCTCGGTCGGCGGCGGCGTGCATGAATTCACCCTCTGA
- a CDS encoding DUF5017 domain-containing protein yields the protein MKTKRITYLATALALMAAGSSCEHDEIYEPLEFSVQLAPTNTYKTGDPVVFNFSGNADYITVWNGDTGHEYRYRDRTSVAFEDIEQCTLEIEISQQYSKADIRSLNMLVGNQFQGLSGQDAEADRQIVEAIEASRQGNEYPGWKTLEYEDNNANKFTTYTYDITEYADNFTFGVHLFQNEEDLNQTMKTYRINPKIRVKIKGYDTQEYSGVSMGERFITYSLADIHADNPYIHNASGNGNLKIQGLGTGSNSAAVIVYQGFNAGAAGMPSPVRQFGFMQPMALNTISPDTGQSIKGVADDVKSYSYTYTEPGTYTVTFLAGNGNYQGESGIQTYEMKVTIVDPIE from the coding sequence ATGAAGACAAAACGCATTACATATCTCGCAACGGCCCTCGCGCTCATGGCGGCGGGAAGTTCGTGCGAGCACGACGAAATCTACGAACCGCTGGAGTTCTCGGTGCAGTTGGCCCCGACGAATACCTACAAGACGGGCGACCCCGTGGTATTCAATTTCAGCGGCAATGCCGACTACATCACCGTCTGGAACGGCGATACGGGGCACGAATACAGATACCGGGACCGCACGAGCGTGGCCTTCGAGGACATCGAACAGTGTACGCTGGAGATCGAGATCAGCCAGCAATACAGCAAAGCAGACATCCGGAGCCTCAACATGCTTGTCGGCAATCAATTCCAGGGTCTGAGCGGACAGGATGCCGAAGCTGACCGGCAGATCGTCGAAGCCATCGAGGCCAGCAGACAAGGGAACGAATATCCCGGTTGGAAAACGCTTGAGTACGAAGACAACAATGCGAATAAATTCACAACCTACACCTACGACATCACCGAGTATGCCGATAATTTCACGTTCGGAGTACACCTCTTCCAGAACGAGGAGGATCTGAACCAAACGATGAAAACCTATCGAATCAACCCGAAGATTCGGGTCAAGATCAAGGGCTACGATACGCAAGAGTACTCGGGGGTATCCATGGGCGAACGCTTCATTACCTATTCGCTGGCGGACATCCATGCAGACAATCCCTATATTCACAACGCCAGCGGTAACGGCAATTTGAAAATCCAGGGTTTAGGGACTGGCTCCAATTCTGCGGCCGTGATCGTGTACCAGGGCTTCAACGCCGGTGCTGCCGGGATGCCAAGTCCCGTCAGACAATTCGGATTCATGCAGCCGATGGCTCTGAACACCATCTCGCCCGACACGGGCCAGAGCATCAAGGGCGTGGCCGACGACGTGAAGAGCTACTCCTACACCTACACCGAGCCGGGAACCTACACCGTCACGTTCCTCGCAGGCAACGGAAACTACCAGGGTGAATCGGGAATCCAGACCTACGAAATGAAAGTTACGATCGTCGACCCGATCGAATAA
- a CDS encoding aminoglycoside phosphotransferase family protein, which produces MNAELQAELQKIASHFALEGDIAAINSLGDGFINDTFIIRTAGDAPDYILQRKNKNIFPDIPGMMENIRKVTEHIRRRVIAEGGDPKREAMTVVPTYDGKLYHIDSQGDYWAVTVFIADTVAYNKADSLELARKGGEGIGKFQAQLADFTEPLAETIKGFHNIRHRFVQWDEALKRDAAGRVKDLQTEIGWIESRRAEMLDFWKLVEEGTIPTRVTHNDTKINNILFNKEGEVLCAIDLDTVMNSTSLNDFGDAIRSYTNTGDEDDRDLSRVSMSIEMFQAYTEGYLSQRASQLSQPEIDYLAFSARYITYEQVLRFLMDYIDGDLYYKIKYPEHNLVRTHAQYKLLQSMEEQYPTMCRIVRDTVAKYKK; this is translated from the coding sequence ATGAATGCAGAATTACAGGCAGAGCTCCAGAAAATAGCTTCGCACTTCGCGCTGGAAGGCGACATCGCCGCGATCAACTCGCTCGGCGACGGTTTCATCAACGATACGTTCATCATCCGCACGGCCGGAGATGCGCCGGATTACATCCTCCAACGCAAGAACAAGAATATCTTCCCCGACATACCGGGCATGATGGAGAACATCCGCAAGGTCACCGAACATATCCGCCGCCGGGTCATCGCCGAGGGCGGAGACCCGAAGCGCGAGGCCATGACGGTCGTCCCGACCTACGACGGGAAACTCTACCACATCGACTCGCAGGGCGATTACTGGGCCGTCACGGTCTTCATCGCCGACACCGTTGCCTATAACAAGGCCGATTCCCTGGAACTCGCCCGCAAGGGCGGTGAGGGAATCGGAAAGTTCCAGGCCCAGCTGGCCGACTTCACCGAACCCCTCGCCGAGACGATCAAGGGATTCCACAACATCCGCCACCGCTTCGTGCAGTGGGACGAGGCCCTCAAACGCGATGCCGCAGGCCGCGTGAAGGATCTCCAGACGGAGATCGGATGGATCGAGTCGCGCCGCGCCGAAATGCTCGACTTCTGGAAGCTGGTCGAAGAGGGTACGATCCCTACGCGCGTGACCCACAACGACACGAAGATCAACAACATCCTCTTCAACAAGGAGGGCGAGGTGCTCTGCGCCATCGACCTCGACACGGTGATGAACTCCACGTCGCTCAACGACTTCGGAGACGCCATCCGCTCCTACACCAACACGGGAGACGAGGATGACCGCGACCTGTCGCGCGTCAGCATGTCGATCGAGATGTTCCAAGCCTACACCGAGGGATACCTCTCGCAGCGTGCCAGCCAACTCTCCCAGCCGGAAATCGATTACCTGGCCTTCTCGGCCCGCTACATCACCTACGAACAGGTGCTGCGCTTCCTGATGGACTACATCGACGGCGACCTCTACTACAAGATCAAATACCCGGAGCACAACCTCGTGCGAACCCATGCCCAGTACAAGCTGCTGCAAAGCATGGAGGAGCAATATCCGACGATGTGCCGGATCGTGCGCGACACGGTCGCCAAATACAAAAAATAA
- a CDS encoding carbohydrate-binding family 9-like protein: MEIRKFSGIDFENPEAVDAAFAQVESRPIACCNWPDGYPYAPEVRFRMFHTGNRLLLRFDVAENYTAARVTEDNGEVWTDSCVEFFLAVGDESGYYNFETTCIGRMLLGFRHTHADAVHAAQEVMDSVKRTTTLPFGKPFEEREGNNHWSLTLAIPPEALFRHEIKDWSGVEARMNLYKCGDNLSHPHFLSWRPIQTEKPDFHRPEFFEPVHFEM; this comes from the coding sequence ATGGAAATCCGCAAATTTTCAGGTATCGATTTCGAGAATCCGGAGGCTGTCGACGCGGCGTTCGCACAGGTCGAATCCCGGCCGATCGCCTGCTGCAACTGGCCGGACGGTTATCCCTATGCCCCGGAAGTGAGGTTCCGGATGTTCCATACCGGCAACAGGCTCCTGCTGCGCTTCGACGTCGCGGAGAACTACACCGCCGCACGTGTCACGGAGGACAACGGAGAGGTCTGGACCGATTCGTGCGTGGAATTCTTCCTGGCCGTGGGCGACGAAAGCGGGTACTACAATTTCGAAACAACCTGCATCGGACGAATGCTCCTCGGATTCCGACATACGCACGCCGATGCGGTACACGCCGCACAGGAGGTGATGGACTCGGTAAAACGAACCACGACGCTGCCCTTCGGCAAACCCTTCGAGGAGCGTGAGGGGAACAACCACTGGTCGCTGACCCTGGCCATACCCCCCGAAGCGCTGTTCCGGCACGAAATCAAGGACTGGAGCGGTGTGGAGGCCCGCATGAATCTCTACAAATGCGGCGACAACCTCTCGCATCCGCACTTCCTCTCGTGGAGGCCCATTCAGACCGAGAAGCCCGATTTCCACCGGCCGGAATTCTTCGAACCCGTACACTTCGAAATGTAA